From Phragmites australis chromosome 5, lpPhrAust1.1, whole genome shotgun sequence, a single genomic window includes:
- the LOC133919576 gene encoding uncharacterized protein LOC133919576 isoform X1, producing the protein MGKGGELWDDSALVDAFDRAVATFKAMHGKNTQATPCENEKPEHASAAAEEEETDEHREKDDNYNKIPCGAMETLQEPSEESKTIEQAPPLQETDPGIEIHASEFKTLSSDATDADRNVSSSQQGEHTELLRRYYELEEQSRNVLQQLQQTNYWNYKEPEYASMYQQQQAPAYNGTAPDPHSCTAQSSCCYWNVPLVSVSCCSAGQPSGSSDSVPPNGGCSVSLTCDQCPGASTTYTTGANFMQPPTTVSTNDDQVTKVAMMTTEGAFNFMRSTISGDPASQRKETETGKESTSMGMWPNFDTTGADSDLAVVLNAWYAAGFYTGRYLMQESVKNSRQ; encoded by the exons ATGGGCAAGGGCGGCGAGCTGTGGGACGACTCGGCGCTGGTCGACGCCTTCGACCGCGCCGTCGCGACCTTCAAG GCAATGCACGGCAAGAATACCCAAGCAACGCCATGTGAGAATGAAAAGCCAGAACATGCTTCTGCTGCTGCAGAAGAAGAGGAAACAGATGA GCACAGAGAGAAAGATGACAACTATAACAAAATACCCTGTGGTGCGATGGAGACACTACAGGAGCCCTCTGAAGAAAGCAAGACAATTGAGCAAGCTCCTCCTCTTCAAGAAACTGATCCAGGCATAGAGATACATGCTTCAGAGTTTAAGACACTCTCCTCAGATGCTACTGATGCTGACAGAAATGTGAGCTCAAGCCAGCAAGGGGAGCACACCGAATTGCTCAGACGATACTATGAGCTTGAGGAGCAGAGTCGGAATGTTCTTCAACAACTCCAACAAACAAACTATTGGAATTATAAAGAACCAGAATATGCTTCTATGTACCAACAACAGCAAGCGCCTGCCTATAATGGTACAGCACCAGATCCACACTCTTGCACCGCTCAATCCTCATGCTGCTATTGGAATGTTCCCCTGGTATCTGTCTCCTGCTGTTCAGCTGGCCAGCCAAGTGGAAGTTCTGATTCTGTGCCACCTAATGGTGGTTGCAGCGTATCATTGACTT GTGATCAGTGCCCTGGTGCAAGCACTACATACACTACCGGTGCAAACTTCATGCAGCCCCCAACAACGGTATCAACCAATGACGATCAAGTTACCAAGGTTGCAATGATGACCACCGAAGGTGCCTTCAATTTCATGAGAAGTACAATATCTGGAGACCCTGCCTCCCAAA GAAAAGAGACTGAAACTGGAAAGGAAAGCACAAGTATGGGTATGTGGCCGAATTTTGACACCACGGGAGCAGATAGTGATCTTGCTGTTGTCTTAAATGCATGGTATGCAGCTGGGTTTTACACTGGCAG GTACCTCATGCAGGAATCCGTGAAAAACTCGCGACAGTAG
- the LOC133919576 gene encoding uncharacterized protein LOC133919576 isoform X2 codes for MGKGGELWDDSALVDAFDRAVATFKAMHGKNTQATPCENEKPEHASAAAEEEETDEHREKDDNYNKIPCGAMETLQEPSEESKTIEQAPPLQETDPGIEIHASEFKTLSSDATDADRNVSSSQQGEHTELLRRYYELEEQSRNVLQQLQQTNYWNYKEPEYASMYQQQQAPAYNGDQCPGASTTYTTGANFMQPPTTVSTNDDQVTKVAMMTTEGAFNFMRSTISGDPASQRKETETGKESTSMGMWPNFDTTGADSDLAVVLNAWYAAGFYTGRYLMQESVKNSRQ; via the exons ATGGGCAAGGGCGGCGAGCTGTGGGACGACTCGGCGCTGGTCGACGCCTTCGACCGCGCCGTCGCGACCTTCAAG GCAATGCACGGCAAGAATACCCAAGCAACGCCATGTGAGAATGAAAAGCCAGAACATGCTTCTGCTGCTGCAGAAGAAGAGGAAACAGATGA GCACAGAGAGAAAGATGACAACTATAACAAAATACCCTGTGGTGCGATGGAGACACTACAGGAGCCCTCTGAAGAAAGCAAGACAATTGAGCAAGCTCCTCCTCTTCAAGAAACTGATCCAGGCATAGAGATACATGCTTCAGAGTTTAAGACACTCTCCTCAGATGCTACTGATGCTGACAGAAATGTGAGCTCAAGCCAGCAAGGGGAGCACACCGAATTGCTCAGACGATACTATGAGCTTGAGGAGCAGAGTCGGAATGTTCTTCAACAACTCCAACAAACAAACTATTGGAATTATAAAGAACCAGAATATGCTTCTATGTACCAACAACAGCAAGCGCCTGCCTATAATG GTGATCAGTGCCCTGGTGCAAGCACTACATACACTACCGGTGCAAACTTCATGCAGCCCCCAACAACGGTATCAACCAATGACGATCAAGTTACCAAGGTTGCAATGATGACCACCGAAGGTGCCTTCAATTTCATGAGAAGTACAATATCTGGAGACCCTGCCTCCCAAA GAAAAGAGACTGAAACTGGAAAGGAAAGCACAAGTATGGGTATGTGGCCGAATTTTGACACCACGGGAGCAGATAGTGATCTTGCTGTTGTCTTAAATGCATGGTATGCAGCTGGGTTTTACACTGGCAG GTACCTCATGCAGGAATCCGTGAAAAACTCGCGACAGTAG
- the LOC133919575 gene encoding TOM1-like protein 1: protein MSDNLMDKVSALGERLKITGTEVSKKMTAGMSSMSFKMKELFQGQTPADKIVEDATSENLDGPDWNSNLEICDLINTEKVNSVELIRGIKKRIMLKEARVHYLALVLLETIVKNCEKAFSEVAAERVLDEMVRLIDDPQTVVNNRNKALTLIEAWGESGDELRYLPVYEETYKSLKSRGVRFPGRDNESLAPIFTPPRSVAEAEVDASLPQQAFEDLHVHTYTAEETKEAFDVARNSIELLSTVLSSSPQQDALQDDLTATLVQQCCQSQHTIQRIIETVGDNEAVLFEALSVNDEIQKVLTKYEEMNKPMASEHSEQRPVVIPIAPEHENSTAVGNEDGLVRKPAAARTRSGGDDDILDDLDEMIFGKKGGSSSQEGTKKQDPKKDDLISF, encoded by the exons ATGAGTGACAACCTGATGGACAAGGTTAGCGCCCTCGGTGAGCGCCTGAAGATCACCGGGACGGAGGTCAGCAAGAAGATGACGGCTGGCATGAGCTCCATGAGCTTCAAGATGAAGGAGTTGTTCCAGGGCCAGACCCCCGCGGACAAGATTGTCGAGGACGCCACCTCGGAAAACCTGGATGGGCCTGACTGGAACTCAAACTTGGAGATTTGCGACTTGATCAACACGGAGAAGGTTAACAGTGTGGAGCTCATCCGTGGGATCAAGAAGCGAATCATGCTGAAGGAGGCTAGGGTCCATTACCTCGCGCTGGTTCTTCTCGAGACAATTGTGAAGAACTGTGAGAAGGCCTTCTCAGAGGTTGCGGCTGAGCGGGTTCTTGATGAGATGGTCAGGTTGATTGATGACCCTCAAACGGTGGTGAATAACAGGAACAAGGCCCTTACGCTGATTGAAGCATGGGGGGAGTCTGGTGATGAGCTCCGCTATTTGCCAGTCTATGAAGAAACCTACAAG AGCCTGAAATCAAGAGGAGTGCGGTTTCCTGGACGTGATAATGAGAGCTTGGCCCCCATATTTACTCCACCACGATCAGTTGCTGAAGCTGAAGTTGATGCAAGCTTGCCCCAGCAGGCATTCGAAGATTTGCATGTGCATACATATACTGccgaagaaacaaaagaagctTTTGATGTAGCTCGTAACAGCATAGAACTTCTTTCAACtgttctttcctcttctcctcAGCAGGATGCTTTGCAG GATGACTTGACAGCCACTCTTGTGCAACAATGCTGCCAATCTCAGCACACTATTCAGAGAATCATTGAGACGGTTGGAGACAATGAAGCTGTGCTCTTTGAGGCCTTGAGTGTGAACGATGAGATCCAGAAGGTGCTAACCAAATACGAAGAGATGAACAAACCCATGGCCTCAGAGCACTCGGAACAACGGCCAGTAGTCATACCGATTGCCCCAGAACATGAAAATTCCACTGCTGTTGGCAATGAAGATGGCCTGGTCAGAAAACCAGCTGCTGCTAGAACAAGGTCAGGTGGAGATGATGATATCCTTGATGATCTCGACGAGATGATATTTGGCAAGAAGGGAGGAAGCAGCTCACAGGAAGGGACAAAAAAGCAGGATCCGAAGAAAGATGACTTGATTAGCTTTTGA